Below is a genomic region from Ficedula albicollis isolate OC2 unplaced genomic scaffold, FicAlb1.5 N00946, whole genome shotgun sequence.
ggggggggggggggggggggggggggggggggggggggggggggggggggggggggggggggggggggggggggggggggggggggggggggggggggggggggggggggggggggggggggggggggggggggggggggggggggggggggggggggggggggggggggggggggggggggggggggggggggggggggggggggggggggggggggggggggggggggggggggggggggggggggggggggggggggggggggggggggggggggggggggggggggggggggggggggggggggggggggggggggggggggggggggggggggggggggggggggggggggggggggggggggggggggggggggggggggggggggggggggggggggggggggggggggggggggggggggggggggggggggggggggggggggggggggggggggggggggggggggggggggggggggggggggggggggggggggggggggggggggggggggggggggggggggggggggggggggggggggggggggggggggggggggggggggggggggggggggggggggggggggggggggggggggggggggggggggggggggggggggggggggggggggggggggggggggggggggggggggggggggggggggggggggggggggggggggggggggggggggggggggggggggggggggggggggggggggggggggggggggggggggggggggggggggggggggggggggggggggggggggggggggggggggggggggggggggggggggggggggggggggggggggggggggggggggggggggggggggggggggggggggggggggggggggggggggggggggggggggggggggggggggggggggggggggggggggggggggggggggggggggggggggggggggggggggggggggggggggggggggggggggggggggggggggggggggggggggggggagctcaTGGAAAGTGGAACACCTGCTTTGGAGCCTGGTAAGAGCAGGAACTCTTCTGGAGGGTGAGGATCATGTGCTTTTGCCAGTTTCTCAGCCCTTTACATGGGGTTGAGGAAGCACCTGGCACAGAATCCCTATGCAACAAACCTTCAGACAACTGTTTTGGTTTGTCACTGAGCTCACGACATTGGTCCCTTGTGAGAGATGAGCTGTGTAGTAAAGGTCCTCAAGTGCTGCTCAAACACCTGAATGTGTGTTCTGATGAGCTGGCAgtcactgcagctgccacaggggATGTGGCAAGCTGACTGTGGGGTCTCCCAAACTGGATGAAGAGAAGGGAAAGTTTGTCATTAGCTGTGGCCCATTCTtcagggaaatatttaaatcatGGTAGTGTAAAATTAGGATCCCCTCTAttattggttgtttttttctcctgtgtgctCAGCATTCCCCTATGTGAGATGACTCACCTGCTGGTGTGAACCTCCCATAAACTGTTGTCATCAAGAGAACTTCTgaggagctcagctgctcttcctttAGTGTTTCCCCTTTAAACGACAGGGCTGACAGTGCTCCCTGTGGACTGTTGAGGGCAAAGATTGCATGAAATTTTGGACACGTTCCTGAAAAAAGGGAGCCAGGGTCGACAGTGAATTCAATCTCACCCTGTTCCACAGTGGCAACCCATTTCATTCCTCTGTAATACCTGCCCTTGATTCTaaccttctcttttttcagctgctggacCATTCATAGATCTCTCAAGCCAATCTTCTGTTCCTGAAGTCATCGTTATTCTTAGTGATGATGAGTCTCCAGTGGTAAGTAGTGAATGGCACACTCCTCTCCATCTTGCATTCAAATtagttttcttgcttttcttctggaatcTTGCTGAGTAACCAGACCTCAAAGGTAGACAGATGGCTCTGGTTTACCAATATAGACACATCTCCCAGTCAAATCCAAACACACTCATGAACACATCAGCATGCCTGAGAATCCCTTGTATGAAGTGGGTGACCAAGCTGAAAAAGGTCGTTGCTCCAGTGATTGAAAGGTGGGCACAGGAAGTCTTTGGCTTCCCAAGTGAGAAGTGTTTCATCTGTAGCATCACTTTAAGGTACCCCTGTCAATGAGGTGTAAAATGCCCCAGCAGCTGACTGGAGTAGACACTAATCCTGTTTCTTACTCCAAGAAGTCTTTAAAACAGTCACAATTGGGATTTTTTCGTTTTCCCCTCCTATTTTGAAAGAATATGCTTTGATCTATATGCACAGTGCCGAGTATCTGCTCAAGTTTGGGATGCCACTGCTGCTTTGCAaaccagaaatgcagcaggtATAGAATGGGAATTACATCCTGACAGGGTTGCTCCCAAATCTTTGCAAAGGCCTCAAATTTGACAACAGCATTTGCATGCCCCAGCTCTACCTGCACCAAACACAAGAGCAGGTTTGGGTATAGGTTGTTTTCTCTTCAGTAGCTGTTTGTATAATAAGTAATGTTCAGGCTATCACAGGTGCACTTGCTAGTttgagggagaaagagggaaagaaacagctCAAGTCCAAATTCGTTTTGGAAGCTGAAACACAGGAGCAGGAAGTATGGTATTCCTAAGTGCCTCCATGTCTAACCCATTCCAGGATGgagagcagagacagcagctgcaATATCTTTCCAGTGCATCAGTAAATTCAGATGAGCAACCAGCAGGGGATGATGAAAAGAGACTAAGAGAAGATGATGGGTATGTGAAAGAGAATGTGTCTATCAAAACTCTAATTTCAGAGATGTGGTAGAAAGAGGTTTTGGCCAAGCTTTTCGGTTCTGCTTGCCTCTGTGCAAATACTCCAGAACCGTAAAATAGTGGCCTGTCTGGAAGAGATTAAATAAACCCAGCAACATCCAGCAGAagcctttcttctctctttgtgaagccttctcttcttaGAGCTGTCCCTCTAACACTGAATATAAGAGAATTCATTTTCTTCGTATAATGCttgcagtaattaaaaattcttGCAATGATTTTGTTTCGGGGCCGGGATGTTGGTTAATGCAAACTGGGGATGTTTTAAGCGTACCAAGATTTTCTTGGTTGGTAACCCTTGGTGCCCAGTGAAATAAATGGCTCCCTGTTTAAATGGCTGCATGTTCTTCTGCATTTGATCTCTCTAGCGATTGGCTCCTCTATGATTTTGATCTTCCATATTGGTCAGATGAGGACTCAGAGGTGAGGATGCACTGATTCTTGTCCTTTCAGCTTTGGGGGAGGGAAAGTGGCAGAGGAGGAGTTGCACTATTCACTTGTCTTAGGTGGGTGGCACGGGCAGCTGGCTGGAAGCACAGCCCTTGCTGGGAAGCTCCAACTTGCATGTCCCTCCAAGCCCTTTCTTGGTGGTGTCTGTAGAGGGAGAAGCCCTTGCCAGGATGGCACTGGCAGATCTGTGTGTTCCTTGTAGTTCTAGCCTTTGCTTACACACTGCACCTACTCCAAGCGCTGTTTGCCTGGTGCCAAGGGAGCAGCAAACTGGAATTGCTTACTCCCCATGCCTGTTGTTGTTTCCTTCCTTAGTCAACAGTTCTCCCAACATGAGGTGTTTACGGTTATCACTGCAGAAGTTGCTGTTTTTGAGCCTTACAGGGGAAAGAATAGGCTCTAGCCCAAATCCATCCAGGAAACTGAAACAGGCAAGTAGAAGAGAGCTGTTTCAAGCAGTTCATAATCTCTGTCCATTTTTACCCCACTGCAGGACAGGGAACAGAACCAGCAGCACTCACAtctttccagagcagcagagaattcAGTTGGTCCATTGGCAACTCATGACAACGAGGAAACAAGAGATAGTGATGGGTATGTGAGAGTAAAATGTCTCTCtaaattctcatttctgttaTATGGTACTGGTTTTTGCCAAgcttctgagctctgctgaaatcTCTGCAGAAACTTCAGGCCAGCAATATAGTGGCCTGTCTGGCAGAGAAGTAAGTAAAAGAATCTAAAACAACTCATCACAAAATCTAGCtaaaacctttattttcttttcttttcctgtagtCATGGTTGAATATTCATTACTGTATTACTTTATCTATGCTCAAATGCTGGCAGTGCATAGCAGCTCAGGAAACAAttgtggtgctgggctgggaggttGCTAATCCACAATAAGTGTTACATGTCAATAAGTCTCTGTCCCCAGTGAAATTGTTGGCTCTGTGTTTAAATGGCTGCATGTTCTCCTGGTTCTGCTCTTTCTTAGTgcatggccagcagctcctgctagTCCTCCAGTGAGCGAGGATGAGGACTCAGAtgtgcaggacagggagcagagacagcTGTACCCACTTGGTTCCACAGACACAGAGGATTCAGCTGAGCCCTGGACAAGTGATTATGAGGAGGAAGCAATAGATAACGATAGGTATGTGACAGATAATGTGTCTCTACGAAGTGTAACTTCTGATATATTGTAGagacagggtttttttgggttttttttttttcaaactgttgGATTCCTCTTGATTCTGTGTGACGGAATCTCATTTAGAATATAGTGGAAGGTCTGGAAGGGAattgatgggaaaaaaaagaacataaagcCCGCAAAATCCAGGAGAAACCTTTCTTCCCCATTCAGGAAATCTTTATTGAATGTTCCTTACATTAAATGATCCTAAACCAGAATATGTGTTACGTGTTGGTAACTCTCTGTTCCCGGTGAAATTGTTGGCTCCATGTTTAAATGGCTGCATGTTCTCCTGGTTCTGCTCTTTCTTAGTGCATGGCCAGCGCTCCTAGCTAGTCCTCCAGTGAGCGAGGATGAAGACTCAGAggtgcaggacagggagcagagacagcagcaccCACTTGGTTCCAGAGACACAGAGGAttcagctgagccctgggcgAGTGATTATGAAGAGGAAGCAATAGATAACGATAGGCATGTGACAGATAAAGTGTCTCGACAAAGTGTAACTTCTGATATATGGTAGACAcaggggttggttttttttttttcccaaactcttGGATTCTGCTTGATTCCGTATGATGGAAACTAATTTAAACTATAGTAGCCAGTCTGGAAGGGAACTgctgggaaaaaaccaaccTAAACCCTGCAAAATCCAGGAGAAACCTTTCTTCTCCATTCAGGAAATCTTTATTGAATGTTCCTTACATTATGGATTGTGATACACTGAAATGCTTGCAGTACATAAAAGCCCTTGCACTGCCTGTGTTTCTGGGCTGGGATGTTGATAAATCAGAATGAGGGTTTGTTTCAATTTCTGCAATTTGTATATCTTGGTGATCCTCTGTGCCCTGTGAAATTGATGGCTGCGTGTTCTTCTTTCAGTTCTATTAACTCTAGTGAATGGCCAGACCGTTTTGAGAGTCCTCCGACGTGGCAGGACGACGTTACAGACGTGAGGATCATGTTCTCATCACTCCTTCTTgtcctttctgcttttgtggGAGGGAAAGGGGCAGAGGGGGAGCTGCACAACTCAGGTCTCTTTCATGGGTGCCACAGGCAGCTGGCTGGATGCACAGCCCATTGCTGGGAAGCTTCAACTTGCACATTCCTCCAAGTCCTTTCTTGGTGGTGTCCATAGAGGGAGAATCCCTTGTCAGGAAGGCACTGGCAGATGTGTGTGCTCCTTGTAGTTCAAGCCTTGAGTGACAGACTGCACATACTGTAAATGCTGTGTGCCTGCTGCCAATTGAGCAGCAAACTCTTTTGCCCCAGGTTCCTGTGTTTATGATCTCCGTTTCTTAGCAGCTGTTGATTCACAATGAAGTGTTTAGGGCTaacaagggaaggaagaggTTCTAGCCCAAATCGATTCAGGGAACACAAACAGGGAAGCAGGATGGGGTGGCTTTAAGCGGATCCAATCTGTGTCCCTTTTTACCCTATTGCAGGACTGGGAAGAAAGCCAGCAATGGCCACGTGCTTCCAGATCAACAGAGAATTCCCTTGAACTGGCCAGCAACCTTCTAGAGGAACCAAGAGATATTGAATTGTACGTGACATATAAAGTGTCTCTCCAAAGTGTAATTTCTGATGTAAGGTAGACACAGGTTTTTGCCAGTCTTTTGGCTTCTACTTGATTCTCTTTGGGGTTATTCGGACTTGAAATATAGTGGCCTGTCCAGAAGAGAACTAATGTGAAAAATAAGCtaaaaagcagtaaaatccagaggaaatatttcctgtttctCAGGAAGTTATTACagtatgtttctttttctactgATGAAATGCTTGCAGTACATAAAAGCCCTTGCACTTCACTGTGTTTCTGAGCTGGGATGCTAAATCAGAACTAGGGTTTATTTCAATTTCTACCACTTATATGTCTTGGTAAACCTCTATGCCCTGAGAAATTGATGGCTGCATGTTCTTCTGGCTCTTCTCCCTCTAGTGAATGGCCAGGAGGTTTTGTTAGTCCTCCCAACTGGGAGGATGAAAACGCACAGGTGAGGGTCCACATGTTGTTGTAATTTCTGATTTGTGGGAGGTGAAGGGATAGAAGGGAAGCTGCACAACTCAGTTGTTTTAGGGCAGTTGGCTGgaagcacagcccctgctgggaGACTCCAACCTGCACATCCCGGTGAAGGGATAGAAGGGAAGCTGCACAACTCAGTTGTTTTAGGGCAGTTGGCTGgaagcacagcccctgctgggaGACTCCAACCTGCACATCCCTCCAAGGCCTCTCTTGGTGGTATCCACAGAAGGAGAAGCCCTTGCCAGGATGGCACTGGCAGGTCTCTGTGTTCCTTGTAGATCTAGCATTGACTGATAAAATTCTTTACTCCCAATTCCTGTTGTGGTTTCCGttcctcagcagctcttcaTCTAATGTGAAGTGTTAAGAGTATCATGGCAGAATATACCAGTGTGTGGGGGAACAAGGGAAACAAACAGCTCCAGGCCAAACTGAATTAGGGAACAAGAAAGAGAGGAGGGATGAGGATGTTCAGGTGGTTTCTAAGCTGCCTCTGTTTGTACCCTGTTCAATTCCATCCTGTCGCAGTAGTGGGAGCACAATCAGCAGCACccacttttttgttttcaaggtAGCAGCTCGCTGTGCTACTGCTTTGAGTGTTCTTAACCAACCTTAGAGGGTGATACCTTACCCTTTCTCACCCACTCTGCTGTAATTGTTCTCTAAGCTGAGGTTTGCATGCAGCACCAGGGGGGCTCACCAAATCTAactgtatctttttttctctcccttctcacGTGCATCGATGGAAGCTCCTTGAAGGTGAGTTGATGTTTTACAGTTGGGAAGGGATTTTATCTAAAATGTAATagttatttttgttgttcttttccaagaaattccagcagcagggattgaAACTGTTTTTAGCAAAAGGCAAAGGACAGAAATAAAGCCTCTGGCCAGTGTCTTAGAGAATGGATCCAATGTGTGTGTAATGGCCTCTATCAGTCACAGTGGAAAATGCCTGCAATAAAAGTTGTAGCTGAATGCTTATGCAGAAGGAACCTCAATTTGGTGACTCCTTCTACAGTTTTAATTGATTAGTGACTGATTATTTTCACATGGACAATAAGCAACTGCAGTTGCAGAGATCATTGTTGCTCACGGTTTCTGAGAGTTAAAATGCCAACAGGATTTCTTGATTCTTTGGCTGTTACGGACCAGGTCTTTAGAAATTGAACTGCCTTAAACTTAAATCAAGATGTTGTCCACAAAAATTGGATTTGTTACTCGGGTACAGCAGGTCAATAATTGTACACTTGAGAGAGATACTTACTGTTTATTTCAATGTTGCACGTGTCTGGATGCTCAGTGGTATTTCACAATTCAGACATTCCCActatcaaaatatttatcaaaataaatatcaaatatttataatttttagcAAACAAAGGAATTAGTATTTATCGGTTTCAAGTGGCACGGTTATCTTCTTATTTAGTGTTCTGTCTTCTTTTGGTTAACAGTTGTGTCACTTGTCACTGTAATTATTCCACTCAGTCCATGGCTGAGTCTCTCTCTTCTTTGGCCTGGGCAGTTTCTTGAGTTGCTGCTCCATGAATGGGTGGTTGCaatctgcccctgcaggaaTTACTTTGTAGCAGTCAGAGCTGATTTCAGGAGTGCTGGGTTTCTTAGTTTCTTCCTTATCTTGGGAGTTGTGCCAGATGTCCTTTTGGCCCCTCAACTCTGCATTCTTTGTGTCCACTCTCAGTGGGCATCCTTCTCCCTGAGCTTTGTTAACCTTCCCCTGGATCTGAGCTCCATGAAGCATGTCAAGGCCTGAACCTTAACAGGGCAATTATACCAACAAGGAATCTCTTTTTCTGTCCCATGGACATCACTTAATGCTTGCTTGTTAATTCATGTCTATTTGATGGATTAAATCTCCCTTCTAGCTGATTTGGCTTGAAAATATTCGAAGATTAAATACTTCAATACCAAGGGCATCCTTTCTTCTGAAATCTTCTACTTGCTCTACATTTTACATCACATACAACTCCGTTCTGAAATTACCTTAACGCAGGAGGGAGATGATGACAATTTCTAAGGGGCTCTGCTTCAAATTACTTTATATTTACCGGGGACTGTTCTTGAGGATCTCTCAGGTTACATTTTTAGCTGTATGTAGCATGAacagagcaaatattttcataactCATTTCAAGTGTAGCTCCATGGAGAGAGACAAGAATAGATCTAACCTCTGAAAATTCAATTACAGTgcatgaagaagaaaggagaaatgttaGAGTGAACAGCCACAACCAGCTGGATGGCTCTGGTAATGGAAGAGCAGCTAATGAAGCACCTGTGGCTGACTCAGCCCCTGCAgaacagggagcagaggaggaggacaCTCAAAGCTCAGAGTATGTATGTAGGGCTCATGCCCTACCAAACACGGGATTTTGtgccttcttttcttttctgtgtagGACTAAGTTATACTGCTATACCTGGGTTATCTTTCAAGCCTTCTGACTCTACTTAATTCCCTCCTTCTCCCATGTTGCATGATGATCAAAAGATACCATTTGCAGTTTGGGAGAAAAAGGCTGCCCAAGGCAGATGTACAACTTTGCACACAAGTTAAGGGATGAATGTGGGGGTATGGCAAGGGAAACTGGTTGCAGGCCAAAGCTCAGTattgcatttgctttttctgacaATCTCTAGTATTGATGTTAACTATGGAAATACTTCCAGTGTTATCAATGAGGCTTGGCATCATgggggcagcaggcagcagctgggcaaaTGGCAGCAGAGATTCCCTGCTGGAATGGTGCCAGCTGGCTGCCTTTCTCCTGAAGCTGGAGCCCTTTTTCCCAAGGTAGACTTGCACATAGGTGGTTGTGGAGGTCATGCTTGTATGGCCAGTGATGCATGTCACAAGCCCTGATTTGTTTGCTTCTGTGCTGGAGACCTTGCAGTTCAAGTTGGGTGCCTGCACAGGAAAACCCCCattctgcagagaaacaggaaagTCCTGCTGTAGCAGCACTccatcaggaaaggaaagatgCAATTCATTCAACTGATTATATTAAACCAGGTGTCTGTATCACTGAGACAAAGAACATGAGAATTATGGTATAAGGTTTTCTAAAGTGGTTTTTGGTGGTGACGGGGAAAGACACAGGTTTTACTAAAGCTGGTTTGCTTTGAGCTTCTTGGAATGGCAATGTAGGAGAGAACTTGACTATGGAACTTTTAGGCGTCAGGTCTTAAATATGCCACCTTAAAGGCTTCTACTATTCTAAACCATAATGCATTTTGCCAATATACTTGTAGAAGTTTCAATTTTGTTCTTAAGTCTTTAAGTGAACAAATCCCACCACTTGCTCCTCCAGTCTCAGGCTTCTCTCTTACTGAGTGTGCCTTCCTGCTCTGTTTAGGTAAGGCTCAaagagctcagtgctgcagcatttACCATTGACCAAGGGCTCCTTCCCGGGGCTGCATCCTGCCAGAGCCATGTTAGTCTGTAGCGTTAGAACTGGATCCTTGTTGAGGATTGGTTAGTAAGTAATGGACATAGCTTGATGGAAGCCCCTGTAAGCCCCCTTGACAAGCAATAAAAATGGCTCGGCTGACATTCTGTTAGAAACAAGCTGTTAGGAAGCACATATTAGCAAAAGGTAGGATGCATAAGCGTTCATTGTTAGCAGCAAGGTCAGGATACATCAGCATGTTCCTAAAATTGATACTATTTCAGCAAGAGGACATGAAGAATGGAAGATGTAGGTAAGCTTGCTGCTAGACAGCACGTAGCTGTGTTTAGGCCCTGCTGCTAAAAAGCACGTAGGCAAGAGAAGTTGTAAAAGCTGGCCAGAGCCAATCCTAGGAGAGGCGTATAGGGCAATAGCCAATGATATTGTGCCAAGAAGCGCTAAATCAGTGTGTTTAAACTATAAATGTAGACGGAACTTTGAATAAAGTGAACTATGCTGATCAATCATATTGGTTGTTCGCATAATTCCCTCGCCGAAATTCCTCCGCAAGTGGCTCTCTGGCTCTCTCTCTCCGCAGGTCCTGGAATGAGTATTCTGGGGGGAATGGTTTCTAGGGGAGATACAGCTGGATGCTGTGGTTACAAAGCTGTTACTGATGACCTCCTGGAAGTCAAAGTTGCCATACAAAAAGCTGCCAGCACTAGAGATTGCTGTTACTTCACATCCCAGAGCGGGCTGACTGAATGCAGCTTTCTCCTAGTGAAAACCAGGACACACTATCGCTCAGGGCAGGGAGACCCCAAATCCTCATTAAATGCAGCAAGCAGTGTGTTAAAGACAGCAGGGTTCTTCAAAAGAAATGTCCAAGGCTAGTCAGTGCAGTTGTGTGATTATGAGAGATTTTATGATCAATAACCATTGAAGTGTGGTGATATTAACAGCTGCATGTTCTTTCTAGCTCTGAACCTTCTAGTGCACAGCAAGGAGTTGTCATTAGGTGTCCCATTTGCATGAATTTTTACTCAGAGGTAAGGATCCTGTTGTCATCCTTTCTGCTttgtgggagcaggaggattCCAGAAGGGAGCTGCACTAATCAGTTGGCTgatgtgggatgctgtgggcagctgcctgggagcacagcccttGCTGTGAAGCTCCACAAGTCACTTCTTGGGGGTGAATGTAGAGGGAGAAGCCCTTGCCAAGATGGCACTGGCAAATCTGTGGGTCCCTCGTTGTTCTAACTGCTTTCAGATGCTCTAAAGTCTCATTTGCCTGCTGCCAATGGAGCAGCAAACTCCAATTCTTTCCTCCCAATACAtgttgtggttttctttcttccagatTATGCAACATGGACGACAGCTTGTGGCAACCATGTGCGGCCACGTCTTCTGCAGTCGGTGCCTCCCTGTTGCCCTGGAGACTGCTCACACGTGCCCAACCTGCAGGGTGCACCTCAGTCCACATCGATACCATCCCATTTATTTATGAGCAGTTCTCAGAACAGAGTCAGATCCATCTTGGGCAACGATCCAACAGACCGATGCAGAGACTTGTTTCTTTATGTATATAGTTCTTATTGTATATACTTTCGTTTTTGCTGAATTCAGttagaaatacagttttcatttctttaaatctAGTCGGtctgctcctctgggctggaATCTCAGAGGTTGTTGAACAGGTGGAAAAAACGCTCTTGGTTTGAGCATTTAGAAGCTCGTTCCTTTCATCACACTCTAGTCATACGTTTGGGAGAAAATGTGCTAAAGCCATAAGCTTTGTATTTCTTGTGGCCCGTGTGTGTTGcacagggaaaaaggaagaggcCCTGCTTGGGGTGTGAGGTGTTGCGGTGTGAGGTGGTGGTGAGGTTCCACAACCCTCCAAAAGAGTCTCCAGTGAAGGAGGAAAGTCGCTTCCGTGGCACAGGCTGGCTcactgggaaaaacaaaaccacacactCCAGATAATCCAGGCATCGAATGAAGGAGAGGCAAGAAGGGTCTTTGTATGGGGTTCCACAGGGAACGTTTATTCCAGGAACAAGTGAAGGGTCCAGCAACAAAGACAAGGAATACTGGGGGGTCCAGGTTTAAATATGGGAGACaaaggggatggagcagagcatCAGGGCCAAAGGGCTGAGGGCTCAGGGGTGGGGCAGTGGCCGGGGCAAAGGGGGACAACAATAGGGTAATAGGGGGCAGGGCTCTTCAGCAAAATGGGGCCAATGGGTGCCCAGggaaaagagaacattttaGGGAACGAACATATAAGGGGGCAAAGGGGTGGAGAAGCCAATGGGCCacctgggaaaagagaaaaatttaggGAACGTACATATAAGGCCGAAAAGGGGTTGAGAGGCCAATGGGCCAAGCAGGGAAACAGAACTGGGCTACATTAACATGAAACCACAAAGGGTAGTGGGGTGCAAGTAGTTCTTCTCCATGTCCTTAGTGTCTCTCTAGCAGCTTAGGGCTTCTTTCTCCAGGGCATGCCCCTCcggcagctcccagggctcccacAGTGAGGGATTCAGTTTGTCAGGTCGCACTCTGGTGGATGCTTTGGTGGAAATATTGCTCAGAAGATGGAAATACAAGCGTCCAAATCCAGTGTCCAAGTGTAACATCCAAAGAAAGCAACATCCTTTGCAAATAACTAGTACATGAACAAACTTCTGCATTTAGTGTTGTAAAGTTTCATCAGAATTAGGATCTGGACATTTTTGGAGGCATGTGGTTTTGGATGTATGAAGCTGGTTACTGACTTTGAGCTGTTAGCAGTTCAACTGTGTTGTAGCTCCAGTTCCTTCAATTCCAGTAGTATCATCCTAAGGTAGATAGAAGAGAAATGCAATTATACAGAGATATAAGAATCGGAAATAAGagagtaaataaaattacttctgttaTATAAAATTAACAAAGAGACAAAGGCAGACTCCAGGTAAACAATGCAACACTCAATTCATTGTGCCATGATACAGAAATCTCAGATGACCAAACTGAACAAAGGTTCTCTGTGTGTTAAATGTTAGTCATCGTGTGGGCACGTAtatttagttttggtttttcatttttgtgtttatcGTGTTTATCTGCTTCCTCAGTCATATTTCAAGATGTCTTAGTATGGCCATATTGATGCTGAGGTAGTCGTAAACAAGGTTCATTGTACCCCTAATTTTTATGTGGCTAAAtcttaataacaaaaaaaattgaaaacattaGTATTAGCCTGAGAAAGTGGtcttttgattttgttttctaatgaaAACTACTTGAGTTGTCAAAATTACTCAAAGATAATCCTTCAACAGACACATACAGAATGAGTTACTTGCAGGATGGATATAAATTTTTAACTGATCTCTGCTGTTCCCACTACTTGGTGGATACAATGACAGTAAGCAGCAAAGTCCTTTTAAATAGTTGTATTTCTAGTTGAAATGCAATGCCAGGTATtctcatgaaaaaaaagcatgtgaaGAAACCATTTCTGATCAAGTAAGTTTGCTCTTAGGCAACCTGCAATGAAATGGCACTCTGCAGATTTAAATTAGGTTTAAACAGATTTTAGTAGGGCTCAACAA
It encodes:
- the LOC101816038 gene encoding uncharacterized protein LOC101816038, encoding MAACSSAFDLSSDWLLYDFDLPYWSDEDSEDREQNQQHSHLSRAAENSVGPLATHDNEETRDSDGAWPAAPASPPVSEDEDSDVQDREQRQLYPLGSTDTEDSAEPWTSDYEEEAIDNDSSINSSEWPDRFESPPTWQDDVTDDWEESQQWPRASRSTENSLELASNLLEEPRDIEFEWPGGFVSPPNWEDENAQWASFSLSFVNLPLDLSSMKHVKA